In the genome of Variibacter gotjawalensis, one region contains:
- a CDS encoding pre-toxin TG domain-containing protein, producing the protein MSNIRPYKRALEDVKALLDKTLASGKSSSFEIAFLRATVAIMETDLQTPKKLLELDDLASPGQSGATIWRKGAQDAAEKQLCPDLKDPQKYREFDEGYAKLSLELRQNVRKKTIVLGDTQILKVTHNRRTVEVVDMIATALTTSFQFHKTDADFFRNPPMVGLKRLLDQDRPDLEQALRAALALPSDIVEYNLPKEKRPAYEETVEFVVSFIPIIGSLVAGYEVISGKDLFGRELSDVERGILAAGILLPFAARSVKSGRALYQAERMATLYGEDAAKHAYAMAMGERLSSDLMTWSLLREARATVATEKKIANDVASDLSDRLTLLLKDARSATPQAVDVVFEDAFKALVKKTDKLAGLDSLAVERIAAKGINESHVKGQLLEEMLENRVASWLREGTAKKALGLDHVTGKIEFVPGHMVRDLSGRQITDGILVTQVRDELQIVAVFECKAGKHASRELSKGVTSRGDLSKNAEAELRAYAKDVLREVQEQARLEGRTATDTLESIMNDVKLNELGGQVRRDIERLVDSSIFIGSLRTPVKVSPKTTKFFGVLPSDVKASAITKQLKENGITNFEVMGINMSEKELKAAAKTLADSLKLTIVEP; encoded by the coding sequence ATGAGCAACATTCGGCCGTACAAAAGAGCTCTCGAAGACGTCAAAGCCCTTTTGGATAAAACACTCGCTTCTGGGAAATCGAGTTCGTTCGAGATCGCTTTCCTTCGCGCCACAGTCGCGATCATGGAAACGGATCTTCAAACTCCCAAAAAGTTACTTGAGCTGGATGATTTGGCCTCTCCGGGTCAAAGTGGCGCGACCATTTGGCGAAAAGGTGCTCAGGACGCAGCCGAAAAGCAACTTTGCCCCGACTTAAAAGACCCTCAAAAGTATCGAGAATTCGACGAAGGCTACGCTAAGCTTTCGCTCGAGCTGCGGCAGAATGTACGCAAGAAAACGATCGTGCTCGGCGATACTCAGATTCTGAAAGTTACGCACAATCGAAGAACGGTTGAAGTCGTCGATATGATCGCTACTGCGCTCACAACGTCGTTTCAGTTTCACAAGACCGATGCTGATTTTTTCCGTAATCCGCCGATGGTCGGTCTAAAGCGTTTGCTGGATCAAGATCGACCTGATTTGGAACAAGCACTCCGCGCGGCACTCGCGCTTCCATCCGACATTGTCGAATACAATCTGCCGAAAGAAAAGCGACCTGCCTATGAGGAGACAGTCGAGTTTGTTGTCAGTTTTATTCCCATAATTGGCTCCCTCGTTGCAGGCTACGAAGTCATCAGCGGCAAAGATCTCTTCGGCAGAGAGTTGTCAGACGTTGAACGGGGTATTCTCGCTGCTGGCATTTTGCTTCCCTTCGCCGCTCGTAGCGTTAAGAGTGGTCGAGCCCTATATCAAGCTGAACGGATGGCAACGCTCTATGGCGAAGATGCTGCGAAACACGCTTATGCGATGGCGATGGGCGAACGTCTCTCTAGCGATTTAATGACGTGGTCCTTGCTGCGAGAGGCCCGAGCCACTGTGGCCACGGAAAAGAAAATTGCCAACGACGTTGCAAGTGATTTGTCCGACAGGCTCACTCTTCTTCTCAAGGATGCACGGTCGGCCACACCACAAGCTGTCGATGTCGTATTTGAAGACGCGTTCAAGGCGCTAGTGAAAAAGACCGACAAGCTTGCTGGGTTGGATTCCCTCGCTGTGGAGCGGATAGCGGCAAAAGGCATCAACGAAAGCCACGTCAAAGGGCAACTTCTAGAAGAGATGCTCGAGAACCGCGTTGCAAGCTGGCTACGTGAAGGTACCGCTAAAAAAGCGCTGGGTCTTGATCACGTGACGGGCAAAATCGAGTTTGTCCCGGGACATATGGTGCGCGACTTGAGTGGACGTCAGATCACCGACGGAATTTTGGTCACGCAGGTTCGTGACGAGCTGCAGATCGTTGCTGTGTTCGAATGCAAGGCTGGGAAGCATGCATCACGAGAACTATCGAAAGGTGTGACGAGCCGCGGTGACTTATCAAAAAATGCCGAAGCTGAGCTGCGGGCTTACGCTAAGGACGTACTCCGCGAGGTTCAGGAACAGGCGAGACTAGAAGGCCGCACGGCAACCGATACGCTCGAAAGTATCATGAACGACGTCAAACTCAACGAACTAGGCGGGCAAGTGCGTCGCGATATTGAACGGCTCGTTGACTCCTCGATATTTATCGGGTCGCTGAGGACGCCAGTCAAAGTCTCTCCAAAGACCACAAAGTTTTTTGGCGTACTGCCGAGCGATGTGAAGGCTAGTGCGATTACCAAACAACTCAAAGAAAATGGGATCACGAACTTCGAAGTGATGGGCATCAATATGAGCGAAAAAGAACTAAAAGCCGCGGCGAAAACTCTAGCTGACTCGCTGAAGTTGACCATCGTAGAGCCATAG
- a CDS encoding DUF805 domain-containing protein, translated as MSHNSDGSADHIAHSPLAAYFPRYSRRKFWLWSLGLLGLAVLMLGAVAVMNNPTGGSGGAGAFFILLALFIALYCKMLIHRLHDLNVSGWWTMLLAPLLILLPILMYRESHEVYLRIEQSYEAQRAIQTYVLAMLIGSFGLLLGGFVTMGSLPGTAGPNRFGSSLRNKIEPDLPEET; from the coding sequence ATGAGCCACAATTCGGACGGCAGTGCTGACCACATAGCCCATTCACCACTGGCCGCTTACTTTCCGCGCTATAGCCGGCGGAAATTTTGGCTTTGGTCGCTTGGACTGCTCGGTCTAGCCGTACTGATGCTGGGCGCAGTGGCGGTGATGAATAATCCTACGGGAGGCAGCGGTGGCGCTGGCGCTTTCTTCATCCTGCTTGCGCTCTTCATAGCGCTGTATTGCAAGATGCTTATTCACCGCCTGCACGATCTTAATGTCTCGGGTTGGTGGACGATGTTGTTAGCACCGTTGCTAATCTTGCTGCCGATCTTGATGTATCGCGAGTCCCATGAGGTCTACCTCCGCATCGAACAAAGTTATGAGGCGCAACGAGCCATCCAAACATACGTATTGGCGATGCTCATCGGCTCCTTCGGTCTGCTGCTTGGTGGATTCGTAACGATGGGTTCTTTGCCAGGCACAGCGGGGCCAAATCGCTTCGGGTCATCCTTACGAAATAAGATCGAGCCGGATCTGCCTGAGGAGACGTGA